CTTTGATTACCAAAGAGTTTGAGGTATGTGGTTACCCTGATCCAGAGCAGATGACAAGCACTGCTTTGAAATTTGGTAAACTTCTAATACTCTTTGATGGACTTGACGAGGTGCCAACAACTCATGTTCACAACGTCATTCTTAAAATTGGTGATTTCGTCGATCAATATAGCGATAACCGTTTTATCGCCTCCTGCCGTATAGCGGCGTATAAAGGCGGATTTACACGGTTTACAGAGGTAGAGATGGCAGACTTTGATGATTCGCAGATTCAGACGTATATCAAAAATTGGTTTGATTCAACACCTGACAAGTATCGGAAGCAGCTTCACAATGATATGAAAACAGCCAAACGGTGTTGGGAGATGTTGAAGGCAAGCGAGCATCTCGCAACCAAAGAGTTGGCACGGAATCCGTTACTGCTCACGCTTTTGTGTGCGGTCTATGATAGATCGCAAACCCTACCGAGAAATCGGGCAAGCCTTTATGAAAAAGCGCTCAACGTTTTTCTCGAAGAGTGGGCAGCTGAAAAACTAGTTCATCAAGGTGCATCAATGAACCAATATTTGGATATTGCGGATGAAAAGCGGATGCTCTCTGAAATTGCAGAGAAGAATTTTGAGGCGAACTGTCTTTTTTTTACTAAAGACGAACTCATTACACAGATTCGAGAGTTCGGTGAGGGCAACGCGAATACGCCACAAACGTTCAATGCCCCCAAAATTTTGGACACAATTCTTATAGATCAAGGGATTTTCGTTGAACGAATCAGAGGTTCTTACTCTTTTTCTCACTTGACTTTTCAGGAATATTTAACGGCGAATCACATGGTAGGAGACAAGCGTTCGATCCAAGATTTGGTAAATCAGCATTTACACGACGAGCGGTGGCGAGAAGTGTTCTTGCTAACTGCTGGACTGATGCGCGAAGCAGACGACTTACTTGAGGCAATGGAATCGGAAGCCTCTGAATCCATCAACACTGATGGTCTTAAATCGCTATTGCACTGGGCAGAACAGATCACAGCTATCACCGACAACCGCTACAGTAGACATGGTAAACAAATCTTTGCCATCCGTCAATATTCTGTTCTGTGCCAACTGAATAAGTATCATGAAACAGTCAAGTATAAGAATAGAGATTCTCAAAATGTTTACGGTTTGTACCTCTATCACACTCTCGACCACGATATCTGTTTAGATATCTACTCAGACCGAGACCTAAACTCCTCTATAGACCTCTATGTCGACCTCTTAGGAGACCGAAACCTCTTAGGAGACCGAGATCTCCACTCAGATACCGACCGGTACCTTGACCAAGTCCGCCATTTTAGTTTTGATCTACTTCTCTATCACGATTTTTACCGTTACATGGACGCAGACTTCCATTCCTCTGACTTCTCTAAATTTGGAGATAGGTTTGATAAGGAATTAAGCGAACGGATAGAAGTTGTTAAGCGTACACAGGAGACACAAATCTTCAAAGGCTTGGATTTACAGAGAATGATTCAAAGGTTTAATGAAGAACGGGAATTCATCAAGGCCGTGGGGAAGGGAGAATCTGTTGAACCTCCAATGGAGTCTATTCACGATACATGGCTTGCTGTTTTGGGTATCACTGATGACATACTGGCAATTTCAGACGAAGAGTTGGATAATTATCATCGGTATCTTCGGGCAGTGGAGCTCATCATTGCGTGCAAAGAAGCGGCTGGGCGCGTTTCACCTAAAGTATGGCAGAAAATTGAGGCGAAATTGCTGACTTTAGGAACATAAAGAATACACAAAGTTCTCACATCCGAAATATCAAGGGACCGATGAGACAGACTTCAACCAGTCAATAGCACTTTGTTCGTCTTGTTCAATGGCAATTTCGACGGCTCGTTTTGCACATTCCAGCAGGTCTTTGGCGTGCTTGCGTAAGTTGAAGGATTCATCGACTTTCTGTTTAATTTCAGCCTGTTTCTCTTTGGGCGGAATGGGAATAGGAAAATCCAGAATGTCATCGTCGTCTAAGGTCGGATATGACGTTCCAGTGTTTGGTTTCCATGACCACGTTAGGAAAAGTTTAGAGCGTAAGCACGCCAATAGAGTTTCTTTGTTAATTTGCCCGTTTTCCTTTAATACACAGAAGGCACCACTCCCGACGTATCCATCTTGCTGAATAACGGTAATAGCCCCTCTGTAAGTCCTAACTTTAGAGATAATAATATCGCCTTTTTTCAAAACGCGCTTCGCATTCGCAGGTAAATCTTTACCCAAGACTTCCTCTGCCACTATTTCTCCAGTGGAAACATTAACACTTCCTATCTCCACATAGCGATATAATTTTTCTGGATCTATTTCAAAAATGCTTTTGTTCTGTTTGAATTCATCTCTAATTTTGATAGACTTAGCGGAGTAATTCTCTATTCCCTTTTCTATTTCGTCATATTTCGGCTGGAAGTAATCCGCGTCAATGCGCTCTGCGCGTTGCATACTTGCATAATCCGTGGCAAAGGCTAACGTGTGCTTCGGTTGCCAATCGGCGAGTCCGAGTTCACTCAGAAGAAGGGTTTGGGTCTCGGCATACCGAGTTTTTGATAATTCCGTTAGTTCTTTCGACTGGAGATAGGTTTTTTCTATCTCGGTTTGAAGGTGTTCCCAATTTGGGACAGGAATTTGATACAAAAAAGATGGAGCAATATGAGGCTGTGCACTACCATATTTACCCCTCTCTATTAATGCTTTACCATACCTACTATTGAGGAAAATAGCGAGAAAGAAAGGATTTAAGATGCTGCTTCGGATGATAAGGGTATCGGACATTGATATAGCAGGGCTATCTTCAAGGTAGATAGCACATTGACCGACATTTGCACCTGATCGCATTATCAAAATATCTTTATAGTGTATGGTGTTTTCCTTTAAACGTTCTGCATCTTCTTCCGATATATAAACTGGGTTCGCTGTCAAATCAATGGAGAGCGGACGCACGTTTTGCCCTCTTAATAACAGAACGCCATTATCCACATAATTTCGCTTTATCTCTTTAGGGTGTCTGATATTGACTTGAAAATCAATGAGTTTGCGCGAACCAATTGCTTCAAGTCGGCGTTGCACCTGTAGATAATCGGGTCGAAAAAACTCCGCATCAAACCGCAGAGAATGGGAGGCATCCACTATAGATTGGTAATCAACAACAGAATACTGCATTATTGCGTTTTACCATCTCGTTTTGCTATTTCTTCCTTGTCTTTTTCAGGAAGATTATCGTAGTGTTCTTGAATTTGTTTAGGTTGTGTAATCAAGACATCAGTAATTATATTGATTAAGGTAAAAAGTGCTTGAACATTGGTAGTATCGTCAAATATGATCTCACCAGGGTGGACAGCATGATTGCCTGTTACTCGAACAATGTCAAGTGCTTGCTGCATTTGCTGACTAATACCTTCTTTTACAAGATTCTTTATATTCGTATTGAGATTCCCGGTCCTGCCGCGATGTTCAAAAAGCATCTGTATAGCCAATCTTAACAAAGCACAAGCGGAACGCGGAGATTGATCAGCTATAGTAGCAGCTTCGTCATAAACCTGTTTTATATCATCCGGTAAATCACTATTGGCTGGTGGAGCTGTGCAGCGGACAGGGTAGATAATATTTTCAGCCAGCCAAAATGTTTTTTCCTTACAATGTAAACAAGTAGAGATTTCTACTTCTCCTTGCTCAAGAGAAATTGGACTATCTCGTGTATACTTTCTCTCTGTATCCGTTTTATTATATTCGGATATGTGGGTCCAACTCTGATGGGCATAAACATCGCAATACGGACAATTAAATTCACGACTGCTATATTTAGGTGGATAATATTGAGACATGTTTACCTCCAAAAACTTAAACCTTCACGCTTTGCCCATTCAATAAAGGCTTCTGCAATACCATCGCGGAGCTCCTCGTTGTGGTTGTGGAGGTCGTGATCGACAATCAGGTGCCCGTTTTTGTCCAATTTGTGCTGCCCATCGCTATTTTGAAGGAAAACATAATCGCCAGAATTATCCTTACCGCCTTTCTCACTCACCGCCAAAAAGACAGAATAGTTGCCCACTTTTCGACAGAGGGGTCCCACACTTGGGTCATCGTTCCACTTTTGCACGAACAGAACGCTCGTTTTCGTGCCGGTGTGCGGTTTGAAGGTGTTACCGTGCAAACTGACGATAGCCAAGATACGGGCGCGTTCCGCGATAAATTCACGGACGTATTGGTCAGATGTGTTGTTAAATCTGCCTTGCGGTAGCACAATCGCCATACGGCCACCGGGTTTGAGGAAATCAAGGTTGCGTTCAATGAACAAAATATCTCGCCCAACTTTGGTGTGTGCTTTGCCGTTCTGCTTAAAGGTGAGGTTGTATTGATGGAGGATACGACTCTCCTTGATGTCTCCAGCGAAAGGTGGATTTGCCATCAGAATATCAAAACCAAATGACTTGTTCTCGTCTTGTTCCATCCTTAACGCTTTGAGGCGGTCAAAACCGTCGCCATAAGTGCGGACCCACCTGCTATTTCTCTCTGTGCTGTCGTCCCACCGCTCATAGTCCAGTGTATTGAGGTGCAAGACGTTGGTCTCACCGTCGCCAGCAATCAAATTGAGGGTTCTCGCCACTCGGACGGTCTTTTCGTCGAAATCAATCCCAAACACCTTGAGGACGTGTTCCTTGTCTGCTGCTGGGATTTCTGCATTGGTGAAGAGTGTCCCTGTCAGTTTGAAAACGGTATGCACCGGAAATCCGCAACTTCCAGCGGCAGTGTCAATCATATATTCCCCTGGCTGCGGATTGAGCATCTTGACACACATATCTATGACGTGGCGTGGGGTGAAGTATTGCCCCTTTTCACCTTTCGCAGATTTGCTCACCAGATATTCAAATGCTTCATCGACAACCTGCAAATTGGAGTTGAACAACTTTATATCCTGCAAACTGGACACGCAGACTGATAGATGGCTGTCAGAAAGTTCAAACGCCGAATGTTCGGGAAAAACACCTCTCCACCGATCTCTTGCATCGTCAAAAAGTCGTTGAATTTTGGTTTTGAGTTGGGAGTCGGTTTGTCCTGTGTTTCTAAACTCCATCGCGCGAAAATCGTCATCTGGGATTTCTTCAACCGCTTTCTTCAAAACCTCATAATCTGGATTCTCAACGTCGTAAGATTGATCTGTTTCCTGAACAATCGTGCTGATTCTGTGTCGTAGGAGACGGTTGATAAACGTTTTATCTTCCTGACTCTTGAATTCGTCATAGAGTTTGGTGAAGATAAGTTTAAAAACCTCTTCAAAGACATCTACGCCTGCATTGGCGAGGACTTCATCTTCCAGTTCCAAGATAACATCCTTTAAGGATTTGTGTTCCGTTGCGAGTTTATCCTTAAGAATGAGATCCTTGAGCGTAAAACGTTCGTTGAGAATATCCGCCAAAGTCTGATCGGCATTAGGAATATCGGTAATGTCTTCAAAGTAGTTTGGATCTCTCCGGTGGTAGTGCGAAATTTGTTGTCCGTTTGTCCATACAGCAATGGGCGCGCCAGTGGCGTTGCAGTAAGAACGGAGTTGTGCCTTACCATCTTGGAGTTTTGGCTTTTTTACTTCAACGATAATATAAGGGGTATCGGCTCTGTCCTTGTCAAGGATAACAACGTCGGCGCGTTTCTTTTCTCTACCGAAATTGACAAGATGTTCAAACCGCAAACGTTCTCGCGGATAATGATACCGGTTCAGGAGGCGTTCCACATACAGTTGGCGGATAAGTTCTTCAGGTTTTAGTTGGACTGCCTTCCCTCGAATAGGGCAGTAGGTGATGAGTGTTTTTTTGCCCTCTATCCGTTGACGTAAGCTCTGAATTTCAGATGTGTCGAATAGGTCAAGGTGGTAATTGCTGTCTTTGAGTATCGTTTGAATGATATCAGGTTGGGTCACAGATTGCTCCGTTTTGATTTATTTATTTTTTCAGGACTAAAATCCAATCCGTGTGGATTCGTTCCTTTCTCGGCATTTTAACGAAGTGTTTGATAATCTCCGAACCGAAGTAAGTTTCGATCTCAAAACCAATATCTTCGGCAATTGGCATAAGATATTTCCAGTTCTCAAATAGCTGCCCACGGATACGATTATTACCTACGACAATGACGTATCTACCACCCTCGCGAAGGACTTTGTAGACTTCAATAAGGTTCTTTCGCATATCATCTAAATACTTAAAGGCAATGTATGCACGCCTTGGATCATCTTCAAAAATGTTTGCCATGACTCTGTCTGCCTCTGGCACGCCTATTTCGTGCCGGTGTTTATAATGACTGGCTGACACACTTTCTGTCCCTACATTTTGTTTTTTCAAAGCGGTTAATGAATCCTGCGCGAAACCTAACCAATACATCTCCAATTGGTGAGTCCTCGGGTAGTCAACGGCATTGACATAAGGTGGTGAGGTTACCGCAAGATCAAAATGATTTGACTTGTACTTGATGTTCCTTGCATCCATATCCTCTGGAAAATCGACGGTTATTCCTTTTGGATAGTTTTCGGAAAACGCTACCATCTTAGGCACTTTAACGAGAACTGTTTTTGCGAACCGATTCAGGGCATCGGAGGGACGTACCACTTTGTTCAATTTCTTCCGAATTACCGTACGAGTGCAATTATCATCAGCGTTGGAGACAGAACGGATGATAGACGAAAGACAAATCTTGAAGAAATCTTTAACGGCATCATTAGTGTCAATAAATTCAATCTGCTTTTTTAAATAGGTTAGTTCCAAAAGAATTTCTTTGTTGAACCAATTATCTCTATAAGGGAAATCTGGTAGATCGGATTCAGCAACGAGCGAAGGACGGTAATCAAGGATAGCCTCCAGAAGTATTTTTTGTGAGGACTTGAGTTCTTTTTCCACTAAAGGCGTTACTTTCACTCTTGAAATAAAACGCGAAAATGGATCCACATCAATTCCAGCGGAGTGACGCCTTGAGAGGAGTGCCTCAACATTTGTCGTGCCGCTGCCAGCAAACGGATCAAGAATCCAATCGTTTTCTTGAGAGTATCGTTTAATGAGCCAACGTGGTAATTCCGGGAAGAATTTGGCAGGGTACTTATGCAAACCGTGCGTTAGGAAACTCTGATCGTGACTAATGAATAGGAACCTATCGCCGTCCTTCGCTGGTAGATCAACAGGAATATCGCCGTCTACCCGAACAATGCTTTCACCAAAATTATTTAGAATCTTTGTAATATTATCCATGTTTTTTCTGCAGAACTCTTTGATACTCTGACGTGAAAATCCAATGGGTTAAGCCTTGATGAGCCGCTCCCGTTCCAACGCCTCTATGCGTTGGCGGAGCAATTTGATTTCTTCTTGTTGATCGCGGACCGCCCTAATTTCTGCTTCTTGTTGGTCGCGGTTTCGGTTGTATTGATAAACAATAACCCCCATTGGCACTGCAACGAAAGCAATAATGGCAACGATTAAAGCGATAATTAGATGCCCTTGGAAGTCTATTCGTTTCCCTTGTGCTTGACTTTCAAAAGTGATACGATCCCCCAGTTGCTTCTTCGCCTCATCAATACGCTTCACAAGCCGCACCTCAGCCTCATTGACAATCTGGCGGATCTTCTCTAAATCCTCAACACTCAATTCACCAAACACAGAGGGACTGAAGCACAAAAAGCATACGATGGCAAGCACCAGTCCGAAAATTTTCATGATACGATTCTCTATACTTTATGAAATTATAGCATAATTGCCGAGCGTCCACAATAGAATTTTTACATAAAGAAGTGCCGAAAAGCAACAGCCACCACATCCATTGTCATCGCAACGAGCCAGTGGATCGCCGCTCCATAAATAAAGGAGCGCGTTTCCAGTGCGAGCACACCGAGCAAAACACCGGCAATGATTGAACCGAGTGCCTCCGGCAGCGGCTTGGAATAGTGCATCACAGCAAACGGAATCGTCTGGATCAAAATGCTGTAGTTTCCGAATTTACGTTCCAATCCAAAGAGCATAAAGCCACGGAAAAAGAATTCCCACGAGAACATGTAAACACCATAGGCGATCTGATAGGGTAGGAACGTTTGCCAACTATTTGCGACTACCTTGCAAAGTGGATACTTTGCTACAAAAGGTGGATACACGATGACCGCGAGAATGACCACCGGTATCATCACAATCCACGCCATACCTGTTACACGCCAGCCGAGTTTCTGGTTTCCGAGTTGGACACCGTAGTTGCTCAGTTTTTCCTTCGTTCCGAATTTCGCGACGAGGGCAGGCACGAGTAACAACGTAAATGCTGTGATCAAAAACCAGTAGTAGTATGGGTAGCTTTCTGCCAGAGGTCCTGTTCCAAGATATTCTGCGAAATGGCGTTTGAAAAAACTCCGTCGGCTATAATATCTATGCAGCGTTAGCAGGAGGGCAGAGGCAAGCAGGATAACAGTCGCCTGCTGTTCCCAACCGCGTAGATACTTTTCTTTTAAACTCTGAAGGTGGAAGATCATCTTGACATCCCGTCAGTTTTACGATATTATATCGTGACTCGCAAAAATTTACAATTGATGGATGAGAGCGTGTACTACGGCATTTTTCGGTGTTCTGTGAGAACTGTTGGTGTCAGTGGATATGGTAGAAGTTTTAGTATGCTACAACCTGAACAGGTCGATCGTATCTTAATCGTCAGACTGGCACCGCTCGGTGAGACAGTTTTAACAACACCTGTCATCCGTGCCTTACGTCAGCACTTCCGAGATGCCTATATTGCTTACATGGTAGCACCGACGCGAGAGGATTTGGTATCTGCAAATCCTCATTTGAATGAGGTCCTTACCTATCAGGCTTCGGTGCCGAAGTTGATTTATCAACTTATTCAGCGTAAATTCCAAATGGCGATTGTGCTGCAACCGACGTTTCGTTTAGTCCTTCACACATTTCTTGCGAGGATCCCGTTTCGTGTTGGGTTTGAAACGAACGCCGGCAGGAAGAAATTGCTGAATCTCACAGTGCCGAATAACACGACGCAGCATGAAACACAACGTTATCTCGATGTCGTTCGTGCGATGGGCATTGATGTAACAGACGATGAGCCGGAAGTGTTTGTTGACAGTGCAGGGAGGTCGTGGGTGAATGATTTTCTTGCAGATCAGAGGCTTGGTGACAACAAGCCTATTATCGGTCTCAATCCGGGAGCCGCTACTGCTTACCGCCGTTGGCACGCAGCGAACTTTGCCACCCTCGGAGATCAACTCCACGAGGCGTATGGTGCACATATCATCATCACAACCGGACCACGGGAAGGTGAATTGGCAGCTCAGGTGGCGGAGCAGATGGCGTATTCGCCTGTTATTGTCAATCAGGTAACCCCGATGCAACTTGGGGCACTCTTACAACGGTGTGATCTCTATATCAGCAACGATACGGGACCGATGCATCTCAGTACCGCTGTGAAGACACCAACGGTTGCCCTGTTTGGCGCGTCGAACCTAATTCAATGGTCGCCGCCGTGGGATAGACATGCAGTGGTTGCGCGCAAAAAGTGTGAGTTTATGAAAACGTTATCTTCCAAAGAATGGGACGACCATCCAGAGCGGGCGCGCGAAAACCTTGAGGCGATCACCCCGGATATGGTTATGGCGGCAGTAGAGGAACTAACATGGTGAATTCTAAACGGGTCCAGATTGAGGGTTTGGATACACAATCCATCAGAGATTATCTCACCGATATCCGCGCCAGAATGTATCGGCAGGCACTTCTGCAGACGAGCATATCTGCATTGTTCTGTGGGCTTCTTCTGCTTACGTTTCTGTCCCTTCTGAACCGAGTAGTCCTCCTGCCGATGCAGATGTCAACGGTTAGTTGGTTTCTCATGATCGCGGCGGTAGGTGTAGGTATCTGTCTCAGTATCAGGCATCGGACGGATTTGCTATCTGTGGCGCGTGCGGTTGATGAAAAAATGGAGCTTGGTGAACGACTTAGCACGGCATTCGAGTTGATGCAAGCCAATCCTCAAGGCGAGTTCGCGCAACTTCAAATCCGAGATACTGCAGAGACTGTGAGGACCTTAGACATCGCAGAAATAAGTCCGTATCGTATTCCAAAGCTCCTCAAACTGTTTCCGATTCCGCTTTTGCTGATTGGACTCTCTTTCACGGTTCCGACTTTTTACGAGGTGCCGAAACCACTGACGGATGCACAGCAGCAGGCATTGGATAGAACAACTCAACGTCTTGAAGGGAAACAGGTTGAAAATTCTACGCTACAGGCGCAAATCAACGAAACGGTGAATAGGTTAAAAGTCGCAACAGATCTTGACACAGCACAAGGACACCTCAGCAGCCTCAAAAAAAAGGTTCGTAAACAACAATCAACGCAGAATGCTATCACCGAAGCCACAGAAACGAGCCAAAGTTTTCAAGGTATGGATGCCGACCAATTCGCAGCAGAACTGGAAGCCCTCGCTGAACAGGATGAGATACCACCAGAACTTCAAGCGGAACTTACAAACCTTTTTGAACGTTTAGCTGAAAGACTACCGAAGGGCGCGCTTAGTGATTCATTAAATCAGGTTCAGGGGAAGGCAGTCACGCCAGAGACGTTGCGGGACATCATTGCTGCACTTGAGAAGATAGAAAAGTCAGTAGACTTGGCGCAACTGGAGGCACAACTCGCGGCAAGTCAGAAGGATTTAGCATTGGCAACTATTGCGCCTGAAACCTCAGGAGGTGGCGTTGCCAATAGCGATGGTGCCCCTGGGCAAGACGCAGGGACAAGTGAGGTTCAAGGTACTCGTGAAAATGCCTCAAATTCGGAAGCACAGACAACCGATATGGGTGAAATGGGGAACGAAACAGACGACGAAAATTCTACAACACCGTTGACTGGTGAGGAAGCATCTGCCTCACCGATTGACGGAGAACAATTGACGCTTACAGCAGAGACCTCTGGCACCGCTGAGAGTTTTTCTGGTGTCTTTACGGGTGAGGCTCGTGACAATGCGCCTGTCTATTTACCTTTCAGCGATGTGGTACTCAACGCTGAGCGTGCGTATGCTGAAGCCGTAGAAAATAACCGTATTCCTGTCCGATATCAGGCACAGATTAAAGCCTATTTGGAGGCAATTTCCAGAGACAATGAAAAATAACATCATTAAAATTGGAGTCGCTGTCAGCGTCGTTGTGATCGTTTATCTCGTGTTGCGGCACTACGGCGTAACAGACGATATTCGGTTGGAAAACGTACCAAAAATCAAAACATGGGTAGCCAGTTTTGGACGGATAGCCCCCTTCGTCTACATTGGACTCTACCTTGTATCTACTGTTTTTTTTCTGCCTGGCACTCCGGTAACCGTATTAGCGGGGTTTGTCTTTGGACCCTTGTGGGGTGTTTTCTACGCTTCCATAGCCTCTATTATCTCTGTCTCTGTTGCTTTTCTCATTGCCCGCTATGTTGCCAGGGGCATTGTTGAGAATTGGGTCAAGGACAACGCACAATTCCGAAAAATAGATGAACAGGTTGAAGAACAGGGATGGCGCATCTTGATGTTTACACGTTTGGTCCCGATATTCCCGTTTAACCTTCAAAACTATGCTTATGGACTCACCAGTATTCGGTTCTCCACTTATGTCCTTGTCTCTGCGATCTTTATGTTACCCGGAACGGCGGTGTTGGTACAATTCGGTGGGGCATTTGTCAGTGGTGAGGGCAATATTGGGAAGACAGTCCTCTATCTCGGAATTGCTGGTGTGCTTATGCTCTTACTCTCGTTGATTCCGAGATTTCTACGAAAATACCAAACGAAATTGTAGCTCAAAGCAAGCGATTAGACGACTGAATTAACGCTGCTACGGCAGCGAGTGCTTCTTCACGGGTTCGAATTTCGCCATCAAACTGACGTTCTTCAACCTGTTTTAGTAGGTTGCCAATCTGTTTACCTTCTTTCAATTGGAAAATTTGAATCAAATCCTTTCCGGTGATGAGCCTGCCCTGTTTACAGACCGGTAGAATATGTTTATAATAGGTGTTAGCGATCTCTTTGAGAAGTGCTGCATTGATTGAATCCGATGCTGCCGTATAGAGAAGTACGCCCCACCAATCTGATCTGTAAGTTCTGAGAAAGCGAATAATCTGTTTCTGTGTCGGATGCGGACCTGCCTCTTTAAGTCGTTTGCCTCCGGCGATGAGATGTGCTATGAACTGGATTGCTTTTTGGCTCAGTCGGAGGCGTTTGCCAATATCACCGGGGGCATCCCCCAAAAGAATGCTGAGTTTAAGCAGCGAACCCCGGTTGACTCCCATGCCTAATTTCCCTTGGAGATAGGCACTGAT
The nucleotide sequence above comes from Candidatus Poribacteria bacterium. Encoded proteins:
- a CDS encoding TVP38/TMEM64 family protein; translated protein: MKNNIIKIGVAVSVVVIVYLVLRHYGVTDDIRLENVPKIKTWVASFGRIAPFVYIGLYLVSTVFFLPGTPVTVLAGFVFGPLWGVFYASIASIISVSVAFLIARYVARGIVENWVKDNAQFRKIDEQVEEQGWRILMFTRLVPIFPFNLQNYAYGLTSIRFSTYVLVSAIFMLPGTAVLVQFGGAFVSGEGNIGKTVLYLGIAGVLMLLLSLIPRFLRKYQTKL